One Borrelia coriaceae DNA segment encodes these proteins:
- a CDS encoding DUF3890 domain-containing protein, with protein MSSELQTLHSKILSLLNLNEEVLSFTQFETYTELLEMIITTKGINADMLTSSHLILLLYYYIGCKLNQAGVIREFGLDRIKSEKINDLEISYHPIGNESNANTSFCSQFESLLSSLKIQTTNPPCCIGILK; from the coding sequence ATGTCATCAGAATTGCAAACACTTCATAGTAAGATATTAAGTTTACTTAATTTAAATGAAGAAGTATTGTCATTTACTCAGTTTGAAACTTATACAGAATTACTTGAGATGATAATAACTACCAAAGGCATTAATGCTGACATGCTTACCTCCTCACATCTGATATTACTACTTTATTACTATATAGGTTGTAAACTAAATCAAGCCGGTGTGATACGTGAATTTGGTCTTGATCGGATAAAGAGTGAGAAGATTAATGATCTTGAAATTTCATATCACCCTATTGGTAATGAATCTAATGCAAACACAAGTTTTTGTAGTCAGTTTGAATCTTTACTTAGTAGTCTTAAAATCCAAACAACTAATCCACCTTGTTGTATAGGAATCCTCAAATGA